A part of Solibacillus sp. FSL H8-0538 genomic DNA contains:
- a CDS encoding NCS2 family permease: MFRLKENNTTVKTEMLAGLTTFLTMAYIIVVNPIILSDAGVPIDQVFMATIISAVIGTAWMALCANYPIAVAPGMGLNAYFTYTVVLASNGQIDYVTAFSAVFVAGIIFVILSLTPFREKLITAIPENLKLAITAGIGLFIAFIGLRMSGLVVANDSNLVGLGDLTSAPVLLTLFGLAVTVVLMARNAKGALFIGMIATSIIGILTGQLHIEKIIAMPHLPEGILVWNPIEAFSNVIEFGLYGVVFSFILVTLFDTTGTMIGVAKQAGLMKNNKLPRARHALLADSVATTVGSMFGTSPTTAYLESGAGVAAGGRTGLTSLTVAGLFIVASFFGPLVASLSNVSAITSPALIIVGSLMIGAVKHIEWDKFEEAFPAFLVVLTMPLTSSISTGIALGFISYPLLKIVKGQAREIHPLMYVFGVLFIIQLVFMPH; this comes from the coding sequence ATGTTTCGTTTGAAAGAAAACAATACAACAGTAAAAACTGAAATGCTAGCTGGGCTGACAACATTTTTAACAATGGCTTATATTATTGTTGTGAACCCGATAATTTTATCAGACGCTGGTGTACCTATAGATCAAGTATTCATGGCGACAATTATTTCCGCTGTTATTGGGACAGCTTGGATGGCACTGTGCGCAAACTACCCAATCGCCGTTGCACCGGGAATGGGATTGAATGCGTATTTCACGTATACAGTTGTCCTGGCATCAAATGGGCAAATTGATTATGTAACCGCGTTTTCAGCCGTATTTGTTGCTGGGATTATTTTTGTTATTTTAAGTTTAACTCCGTTCCGTGAAAAGCTTATTACTGCTATTCCAGAAAATTTAAAGCTAGCGATTACAGCTGGTATTGGACTTTTCATTGCCTTTATCGGACTTCGTATGTCTGGTTTAGTTGTAGCAAATGATTCAAACCTAGTTGGTCTTGGGGATTTAACCTCAGCTCCAGTATTATTGACGTTATTTGGACTTGCTGTAACGGTTGTACTAATGGCTCGCAATGCAAAGGGCGCACTATTTATAGGTATGATCGCGACGTCAATTATCGGAATTTTGACAGGTCAGTTGCACATCGAAAAAATCATTGCAATGCCACATTTACCTGAAGGCATTTTAGTTTGGAATCCAATCGAAGCATTTAGCAATGTCATTGAATTTGGACTGTACGGTGTTGTGTTCTCGTTCATTTTAGTTACGTTATTTGATACGACAGGAACGATGATCGGTGTTGCCAAACAGGCCGGTTTAATGAAGAACAATAAATTACCGCGTGCACGTCATGCTCTACTCGCTGACTCGGTTGCAACTACAGTTGGTTCGATGTTCGGGACTAGTCCAACAACAGCTTATTTAGAGTCTGGCGCAGGTGTTGCTGCTGGTGGGCGTACAGGTCTTACTTCGTTAACAGTAGCTGGTTTATTTATTGTCGCATCATTTTTCGGTCCGCTTGTCGCATCTCTATCTAATGTTTCAGCGATTACATCTCCTGCACTAATTATTGTAGGGAGTTTAATGATTGGTGCTGTGAAACATATTGAGTGGGATAAATTTGAGGAAGCATTTCCAGCATTTTTAGTTGTGTTAACGATGCCACTTACATCAAGTATTTCAACAGGTATTGCTCTGGGCTTTATTTCTTATCCTTTATTGAAAATCGTTAAAGGACAAGCCCGCGAAATTCATCCGCTAATGTATGTGTTTGGAGTACTCTTTATTATTCAGCTGGTATTCATGCCACATTAA
- a CDS encoding response regulator transcription factor gives MIRVLIADDHHVVRRGLLFFLKTQKDIEVVGEAKNGLEAIDLVRSLKPDIVLMDLVMPELDGIQATKRIKEQWPEVFILMLTSFSDKDHVLPAIEAGASGYQLKDIEPDDLVESIRQIMRGENTIHPEATTQLEEGLREEENKPHIQNALTPREQDVLAELTKGKSNREIASSLFVTEKTVKTHISNIFTKLQVQDRTQAALYAVKHGLTEGSGK, from the coding sequence ATGATTCGAGTACTAATTGCTGATGATCATCATGTTGTAAGGCGCGGGTTATTATTTTTTTTGAAAACGCAAAAAGATATAGAAGTTGTTGGAGAGGCGAAAAATGGGCTTGAAGCGATTGATTTAGTACGTAGCTTGAAGCCGGATATTGTACTAATGGATTTAGTGATGCCAGAACTGGACGGCATCCAGGCAACGAAACGCATTAAAGAACAGTGGCCGGAAGTTTTTATTTTAATGCTCACAAGCTTTTCAGATAAGGATCATGTCTTACCAGCGATTGAAGCAGGGGCGTCTGGTTATCAGCTAAAAGACATCGAGCCGGATGATTTAGTGGAATCGATTCGTCAAATTATGCGGGGTGAAAATACGATCCATCCAGAAGCAACAACGCAGTTAGAAGAAGGTTTGCGCGAGGAAGAAAATAAACCGCATATTCAAAATGCATTAACTCCGCGAGAGCAGGATGTGTTAGCAGAGCTTACAAAAGGGAAAAGTAACCGAGAAATTGCTTCCTCTCTATTCGTCACTGAAAAAACAGTGAAAACGCATATTTCGAACATTTTTACGAAGTTACAAGTACAGGACCGTACACAAGCTGCACTATATGCAGTAAAGCATGGTTTGACAGAAGGTAGCGGGAAATAA
- a CDS encoding GAF domain-containing sensor histidine kinase, with protein sequence MAAKDHSNIAILKEIAELLNEETEMIPMLNGALSKFLSGTKFETGWIFFIDKKGKSELVVQQNLPEALAYNSCEHLKRGGCWCISRYRNEELKKASNIIECQRIESAIEANVGDHEDITHHATVPLQSGQERFGLLNVASKNTIRFTDEELNLLESVAFQMGSAIKRIYLTNEQQEIALVQERNRLARDLHDSVNQLLFSVTLTARAGIEMSDQQETKETFKEIQQLTQEALTEMRALIWQLRPKGLESGLIEAIKVYAEMLGLKLTVNVAGVIQFPSRVEETLFRITQEALNNIRRHAGVTDAALYINVTATDVLLVVKDEGRGFVVDAHNTIPSMGIQSIKDRAHAIGGSVDWVSEIGKGTELLIRLPY encoded by the coding sequence ATGGCAGCAAAAGACCATTCCAATATTGCAATCTTAAAAGAAATTGCGGAATTACTAAACGAAGAGACAGAAATGATTCCTATGTTGAACGGCGCACTGTCCAAGTTTTTAAGTGGTACTAAGTTTGAAACAGGGTGGATTTTCTTTATTGATAAGAAGGGAAAATCAGAACTTGTTGTTCAGCAAAATTTACCGGAAGCGCTCGCCTATAATAGCTGTGAACACTTAAAGAGAGGTGGGTGCTGGTGTATTTCGCGCTACCGCAATGAAGAGCTGAAAAAAGCGTCGAATATAATAGAGTGTCAGCGTATTGAGAGTGCAATTGAAGCAAATGTAGGCGACCACGAAGACATTACACATCATGCAACTGTCCCATTGCAATCTGGCCAGGAACGTTTTGGTTTACTAAACGTTGCCTCGAAAAATACGATTCGTTTTACAGATGAGGAGCTAAATTTATTAGAATCTGTCGCATTCCAGATGGGCTCAGCAATTAAGCGGATTTATTTAACGAATGAGCAGCAGGAAATCGCACTCGTTCAGGAACGCAATCGCTTAGCACGAGATCTTCATGACTCGGTAAACCAGCTACTTTTTTCCGTAACATTAACAGCTCGAGCTGGCATTGAAATGAGTGATCAACAGGAAACAAAAGAAACGTTCAAGGAAATTCAGCAGCTGACACAGGAGGCGTTAACAGAAATGCGCGCGCTGATATGGCAGCTACGTCCAAAAGGTTTAGAAAGCGGACTCATTGAAGCTATTAAAGTGTATGCGGAAATGCTTGGTCTAAAATTAACCGTTAATGTCGCAGGTGTCATTCAGTTCCCATCTCGCGTCGAGGAGACATTATTTCGAATTACACAAGAAGCGCTGAATAATATTCGTCGGCATGCCGGTGTAACGGATGCAGCACTTTATATTAATGTAACGGCGACAGATGTGCTACTCGTTGTGAAGGATGAGGGGCGCGGCTTTGTTGTCGATGCACATAACACAATCCCATCAATGGGCATTCAATCCATTAAGGACAGGGCACATGCAATTGGTGGCTCAGTTGATTGGGTTAGTGAAATTGGAAAAGGAACGGAATTATTAATTCGTTTACCGTATTAG
- a CDS encoding thioredoxin family protein: protein MKKLAIFGGIIVVLFAVIIVLTNMSNEDKLADNPYGTKDLKQSTIDLLTDENYQNIILPEPLQEKIDSGEPVLAYLFSPECSHCKNLTPKLMPIAEKLDLQIDQLNVLEFDQAWTTYSLEATPTLIYFDKGEEVNRLVGDAPEETIHQFFNEVVLKK from the coding sequence TTGAAGAAGCTTGCTATATTTGGAGGCATTATCGTTGTTTTATTTGCTGTTATTATCGTTTTGACAAATATGTCAAATGAAGATAAATTAGCTGATAATCCTTACGGCACAAAAGATTTAAAGCAATCTACAATTGATTTATTAACAGATGAAAATTATCAAAACATTATTTTACCTGAGCCTTTACAAGAAAAAATTGATTCAGGCGAGCCGGTATTAGCCTATTTATTCAGTCCGGAATGCTCTCATTGTAAAAACTTGACACCAAAATTAATGCCAATTGCTGAAAAACTTGATTTACAAATCGATCAATTGAACGTACTTGAGTTTGATCAGGCTTGGACAACTTATAGTTTGGAAGCAACACCCACATTAATTTATTTTGATAAGGGCGAAGAAGTAAATCGTTTAGTTGGCGATGCACCAGAGGAAACAATTCATCAATTTTTCAATGAAGTTGTATTAAAAAAATAA
- a CDS encoding long-chain fatty acid--CoA ligase, with protein MMDTPLLLTGFLNRAERYFPEKLIISRTSATKTHRIPYKDYVKRTRRLADALTKLGMTRGTKVASFAWNHHRHLEAYFAVPCSGAILHMVNIRLAPEHIIYVINHAEDEILLIDGDLFPLVEKALPYLKSIKHIIVMHDGFEVPESSFANVYSYEQLLAEASEDFVFPDDLDENTPAGMCYTSATTGMPKGVVYTHRSLVLHSLTLGLKDTLGLSEADVIMPVVPMFHVNAWGMPFAAVNFGMTQVMPGPMFTPSLLLDLIEQEKVTITAGVPTIWLGVLAEQESNPRELSSLRSVVCGGSASPKGLIRAFEEKLGIPFIVGYGMTETSPIVSLSNFTTWMEDWDYEDKLELRATQGLTVPLIETDVVNENGSVPWDGQTMGELRIRGPWIAKEYYKDERTAEAFQDGWLYTGDIAVLTKEGYIKITDRTKDLIKSGGEWISSVDLENGLMTHPAVFEAAVIAMPHPKWQERPLACVVLKAGATATKDELIASLEADFAKWWLPDDVVFLNEIPKTSVGKFLKAKLREELKDYQVSTPN; from the coding sequence ATGATGGATACACCTTTATTGTTAACAGGTTTTTTGAACCGAGCAGAACGTTATTTCCCCGAAAAGCTCATCATATCTAGAACGAGCGCAACGAAAACGCATCGTATTCCTTATAAAGATTATGTAAAACGTACACGCCGATTAGCAGATGCATTAACAAAGCTTGGAATGACACGTGGGACGAAGGTTGCTTCTTTTGCTTGGAACCACCACCGTCACTTAGAAGCTTATTTTGCGGTTCCTTGTAGTGGTGCTATTCTTCATATGGTTAATATTCGTCTCGCACCGGAGCATATTATTTATGTTATTAATCATGCTGAGGACGAAATTTTACTTATCGACGGAGATTTATTCCCACTCGTTGAAAAAGCTCTTCCATATTTAAAATCGATAAAGCATATTATTGTCATGCATGATGGGTTTGAAGTCCCTGAATCGAGCTTTGCCAATGTCTATTCCTATGAGCAACTACTGGCTGAAGCATCGGAGGATTTTGTATTCCCGGATGATTTAGATGAAAATACGCCTGCTGGAATGTGCTATACAAGTGCGACAACAGGCATGCCAAAAGGTGTTGTCTATACACATCGTAGTTTAGTACTGCATAGCTTAACGCTCGGCCTAAAGGATACACTTGGACTGAGTGAGGCAGATGTGATTATGCCAGTTGTACCAATGTTCCACGTAAATGCATGGGGTATGCCGTTTGCTGCAGTGAACTTTGGAATGACACAAGTAATGCCAGGTCCTATGTTTACCCCTAGTCTGCTACTCGATCTCATTGAACAGGAAAAAGTAACTATAACGGCTGGTGTACCAACAATTTGGCTGGGTGTCCTTGCCGAGCAGGAGTCCAACCCGCGTGAACTTTCATCATTACGTTCAGTTGTATGTGGGGGCTCTGCTTCACCAAAAGGATTAATCCGTGCCTTTGAAGAAAAGCTTGGGATACCATTTATTGTCGGCTATGGGATGACTGAGACTTCACCAATCGTGAGTCTATCAAACTTCACTACTTGGATGGAAGATTGGGATTATGAGGACAAGCTAGAACTTCGTGCAACACAAGGCTTAACCGTACCACTAATTGAAACAGACGTTGTCAATGAAAATGGTTCAGTTCCTTGGGACGGACAAACAATGGGTGAACTCCGTATTCGTGGGCCATGGATTGCAAAAGAATATTATAAAGATGAGCGTACAGCGGAAGCTTTCCAAGATGGTTGGCTTTACACTGGCGATATCGCAGTTCTGACAAAAGAAGGCTACATTAAAATTACAGACCGTACAAAGGATTTAATTAAATCTGGTGGGGAGTGGATTTCCTCTGTAGATTTAGAAAATGGCCTCATGACGCATCCCGCAGTATTTGAAGCTGCGGTTATTGCGATGCCACATCCGAAATGGCAGGAACGTCCACTTGCTTGTGTCGTTTTAAAAGCAGGGGCAACTGCAACGAAGGATGAACTCATTGCCTCATTAGAAGCCGATTTTGCGAAATGGTGGCTACCAGATGATGTTGTATTTTTAAACGAAATTCCTAAAACATCGGTAGGAAAATTTTTAAAGGCCAAATTACGTGAAGAATTAAAGGATTATCAAGTAAGCACGCCTAATTAA
- a CDS encoding GNAT family N-acetyltransferase yields the protein MTESLDISQFEKRMMIRNMAIEDIEAILEIQRISFPGMVPWERAHLYSHLSIFPEGQMVAEFEGVVIGSCSSLRINFDEYDDRHTWNDITDNGFITNHNPDGYNLYGIEVMVHPNYRRMKVGQRLYEARKDLARTLNLKSIIIGGRIPNYHIHADEMAPREYVDAVSRHKIYDPVLTFQIMNDFILMRINPNYLSDDVASGKYATLMEWNNVDYTPLSKRHFKTSYPVRICVVQYMMRKISCFEDFAKQCEYFVDVGSDAASDFVVFPEIFTTQLMSFLHEKSPSQAVRKLTTFTPQYIELFTNLAVRYNVNIIGGSHFVEEEDEEIYNIAYLFRRDGTIEKQYKVHITPNERKWWGISSGSKVEVFETDCGKIAIQICYDMEFPELARIATDMGANIIFTPFCTEDRHGYLRVRYCAQARAIENQIYTVISGTVGNLPETENMDIQYAQSGIFAPSDFEFARDGIVGETNANVEMVLIGDVDLEILRRKRQDGTVKHLKDRRHDVYRVDYLK from the coding sequence ATGACAGAATCTCTAGATATATCACAGTTTGAGAAAAGAATGATGATCCGTAATATGGCCATTGAAGATATTGAAGCGATTTTAGAAATTCAGCGTATATCGTTTCCAGGGATGGTTCCGTGGGAGCGAGCTCATCTGTATAGTCATTTATCGATTTTTCCAGAAGGGCAGATGGTGGCGGAGTTTGAAGGTGTTGTTATTGGCTCCTGCTCGAGTTTGCGTATTAATTTTGATGAATATGATGATCGTCATACGTGGAATGATATTACGGATAACGGCTTTATTACGAATCATAATCCAGACGGTTACAATTTATATGGTATTGAAGTAATGGTACACCCAAATTATCGCCGCATGAAGGTGGGACAAAGACTGTACGAGGCGCGTAAAGATTTAGCGCGTACCTTAAATTTAAAGTCAATTATTATCGGTGGACGTATTCCGAATTATCATATTCATGCAGATGAAATGGCACCGCGTGAATATGTCGATGCGGTAAGCCGACATAAAATTTATGACCCTGTGTTAACATTTCAAATAATGAATGACTTTATTTTAATGCGCATTAATCCGAATTATTTATCGGACGATGTAGCTTCAGGTAAATATGCAACACTGATGGAATGGAATAATGTTGATTATACACCATTATCAAAACGTCATTTTAAAACGAGCTATCCGGTACGCATTTGTGTCGTGCAATATATGATGCGAAAAATTTCCTGCTTTGAGGACTTTGCTAAGCAATGCGAGTATTTTGTTGATGTTGGCTCTGATGCGGCTTCAGATTTTGTGGTGTTTCCAGAAATTTTTACAACGCAGCTCATGTCATTTTTACATGAAAAGTCCCCTTCGCAAGCGGTGAGGAAGCTGACAACTTTTACGCCACAATATATTGAATTATTTACGAATTTGGCGGTCCGTTATAATGTTAACATTATTGGTGGCTCTCATTTCGTTGAAGAGGAAGACGAAGAAATTTATAATATTGCCTATTTGTTCAGAAGAGATGGGACAATTGAAAAGCAGTATAAGGTGCATATTACGCCAAATGAACGGAAGTGGTGGGGGATAAGTAGCGGTAGCAAGGTGGAAGTATTTGAAACAGACTGCGGCAAAATTGCGATTCAAATTTGTTATGATATGGAGTTTCCGGAACTGGCACGCATTGCTACGGATATGGGGGCTAATATTATTTTTACGCCGTTTTGTACGGAAGATCGTCATGGTTACTTGCGTGTACGCTACTGTGCACAAGCGCGCGCAATTGAAAATCAAATTTATACGGTAATCTCTGGTACGGTTGGTAATTTACCAGAAACGGAAAATATGGATATTCAATATGCCCAGTCTGGAATTTTTGCGCCAAGTGACTTTGAATTTGCTCGGGATGGCATTGTAGGAGAGACGAATGCGAATGTAGAAATGGTGCTGATTGGCGATGTAGATTTAGAAATACTACGTCGTAAGCGCCAAGACGGTACGGTAAAGCATTTAAAGGATCGCCGCCATGATGTGTACCGTGTAGATTATTTGAAATAA
- a CDS encoding RluA family pseudouridine synthase: MFQYEIVQDGLTVEDLLRNKWRLGKKIVHELRMAKAVTVNGEPVLWKDPLAKGTKLQFSFEVPASSYKPTNACTVEIKYEDEHCLIVSKPKGMSTHPNDEWDSNTCMNHVMAYIQANGGHYAEHVHRLDQGTKGLLLVAKHPIAKSIFDRMIEEKTIIRTYAAEVQGNLRTDSGTVNAAIGKDRHHSTRRVVSPTGQHAVTHYEVVNRYKGTCVVHLVLETGRTHQIRVHMAYLGHPIVGDTMYDARETASGDYELHAIQLEFNHPFLNETTVVKDI, from the coding sequence ATGTTTCAATATGAAATTGTACAAGATGGCTTAACGGTCGAGGATTTACTACGCAACAAATGGCGTTTAGGAAAGAAAATTGTGCACGAGCTGCGCATGGCAAAGGCAGTCACAGTAAACGGCGAGCCTGTATTATGGAAAGACCCTTTGGCAAAGGGGACAAAGCTACAATTTTCATTCGAAGTACCGGCTTCAAGCTACAAGCCAACTAATGCTTGCACAGTTGAGATTAAATACGAAGACGAGCATTGCTTAATCGTTTCTAAACCAAAAGGCATGTCCACGCATCCAAATGACGAATGGGACAGCAATACGTGCATGAATCATGTGATGGCCTATATTCAAGCAAACGGTGGGCATTACGCGGAGCATGTACACCGTTTAGATCAAGGAACTAAAGGCTTACTCCTTGTAGCGAAGCACCCGATTGCAAAATCAATTTTTGACCGTATGATCGAAGAAAAAACGATTATTCGTACTTATGCAGCTGAAGTTCAAGGAAATCTACGTACGGACAGCGGTACAGTGAACGCAGCTATTGGGAAAGACCGTCACCACTCTACACGCCGCGTTGTGTCACCCACTGGACAACACGCCGTAACTCATTATGAAGTTGTTAACCGCTATAAAGGAACTTGTGTCGTGCATTTAGTGCTTGAAACAGGCCGTACACACCAAATCCGTGTACACATGGCATATTTAGGTCACCCAATTGTTGGCGATACGATGTATGATGCGCGTGAAACAGCTAGCGGCGATTACGAGCTACACGCAATTCAATTAGAATTTAACCACCCGTTTTTAAATGAAACGACTGTTGTAAAAGATATTTAA
- a CDS encoding aldo/keto reductase, whose protein sequence is MNLQFTRTLANGVEMPLVGLGVYKMTEREEAIFAITKAIEVGYRAIDTASLYDNEVEVGEAIRHSGVAREDIFVTTKVWNSDQGYDNTLRAFETSLKKLNMDYIDLYLTHWPVVEKFEDTYRAIERLYDEKLIRVTGVSNHHEHHLQSILSKANTAPMVNQVELHPYLSQESLRAFCTEHNIAVTAWSPLGRGNVLADPTLSAIGHVHGKSPAQIALRWHLQNDIIIIPKSVTPKRIEENITIFDFELSGLEMQQINELNRNERIGANPDNFHFDF, encoded by the coding sequence ATGAATTTACAATTCACAAGAACTTTAGCAAACGGCGTAGAAATGCCACTTGTAGGGCTAGGTGTTTACAAAATGACGGAGCGCGAGGAAGCTATCTTCGCGATTACAAAGGCGATTGAGGTAGGCTACCGTGCGATTGATACTGCATCTCTATATGATAATGAAGTTGAAGTTGGCGAAGCGATTCGTCACTCTGGCGTAGCACGTGAAGATATTTTTGTGACAACTAAAGTTTGGAATAGTGATCAAGGTTATGACAATACATTGCGGGCTTTCGAGACGTCTTTAAAGAAACTAAACATGGATTATATCGATTTATATTTAACACACTGGCCGGTAGTAGAAAAATTTGAAGATACATACCGTGCGATTGAACGTTTATATGATGAAAAGCTAATTCGCGTAACAGGTGTATCAAATCATCATGAACACCATCTTCAATCTATTTTATCTAAAGCAAATACAGCACCAATGGTAAACCAAGTAGAACTGCATCCGTACTTATCTCAAGAGTCTTTACGTGCCTTCTGTACCGAGCATAATATTGCGGTTACAGCATGGTCACCACTAGGAAGAGGTAATGTACTGGCAGATCCAACCTTATCGGCAATTGGACACGTACATGGTAAATCACCAGCACAAATTGCACTTCGTTGGCATTTACAAAATGATATTATTATCATACCAAAATCTGTCACACCGAAGCGTATCGAAGAAAATATCACTATTTTTGACTTCGAATTAAGTGGTTTAGAGATGCAGCAAATAAATGAATTAAATCGCAACGAACGTATCGGTGCAAATCCCGACAACTTCCACTTTGATTTTTAA
- a CDS encoding GntR family transcriptional regulator produces the protein MLQSDSLNAQTLAYKTIREQILAGELVGGEKLTEERLAEQIGVSRTPIREAIRRLEQEGLIQNKRVLKPTKADLIHLYEMQTLIECYAVRYASHNILDEQIALLKNRLATARKGTLEEMVNVSMDFHETIVAASKNPLMIAEIDKIRSIIYMFSSAMKVGKRPLLIDELEQIIKAIAVGNVELASKLLRKHLEANLNFTLNLKSDY, from the coding sequence ATGTTACAATCCGATTCACTAAATGCACAAACACTTGCTTATAAAACAATTCGCGAACAAATTTTAGCAGGCGAGTTAGTTGGGGGGGAGAAGCTTACTGAAGAGCGTTTAGCTGAACAAATCGGTGTTAGTCGCACTCCAATTCGAGAGGCTATTCGCCGGCTTGAGCAGGAAGGTTTAATTCAAAATAAACGTGTTTTGAAGCCCACAAAGGCCGATTTGATTCACCTTTATGAAATGCAAACGTTAATTGAATGTTATGCAGTTCGGTATGCTTCACATAATATTCTTGATGAGCAAATAGCCCTGTTGAAAAATCGCCTAGCAACAGCTCGTAAAGGGACCCTTGAGGAAATGGTCAACGTCAGCATGGATTTCCACGAAACAATTGTAGCTGCAAGTAAAAACCCTTTAATGATTGCTGAAATAGATAAAATAAGATCCATTATTTACATGTTCAGTAGTGCAATGAAGGTAGGTAAGCGCCCGCTATTAATTGACGAGCTGGAGCAGATTATAAAAGCAATAGCTGTAGGCAATGTCGAGTTAGCAAGTAAACTATTACGTAAGCATTTAGAAGCAAATCTTAATTTCACGCTGAATTTAAAGAGCGATTATTAA
- a CDS encoding disulfide oxidoreductase: MTKKLENSLLMMWVVALVATLGSLYFSEVRGYEPCELCWYQRILMYPLVIITTVAYIQKNARIAVLTAVFACIGGSISLYHYGIQKLDFLSESAPACGRVPCTGMYINWAGFITIPFLALTAFILIAAISFYMLKVLKEEK; the protein is encoded by the coding sequence ATGACAAAAAAACTTGAGAATAGCTTACTAATGATGTGGGTCGTTGCGCTTGTTGCGACACTTGGATCATTATACTTTTCAGAAGTGCGTGGGTACGAGCCATGTGAGTTGTGTTGGTATCAACGTATTCTAATGTACCCGCTCGTAATTATTACAACAGTTGCATACATTCAAAAAAATGCGCGTATCGCTGTACTAACCGCAGTATTTGCCTGCATCGGCGGTAGTATTTCTCTTTATCATTATGGTATTCAAAAGCTCGACTTTTTATCCGAATCAGCCCCAGCATGTGGACGTGTTCCATGTACAGGAATGTATATTAACTGGGCGGGCTTTATTACGATTCCATTTTTAGCGCTTACTGCATTTATCTTGATTGCTGCTATTAGCTTTTACATGTTAAAGGTATTAAAGGAGGAAAAATAA